The proteins below are encoded in one region of Winogradskyella helgolandensis:
- a CDS encoding bifunctional nuclease family protein, which produces MSLVRLNIKGISYSQTQNGAYALILNEVDGDRKLPIVIGAFEAQSIAIALEKEIRPPRPLTHDLFKNFSDRFDIVVKQVIIHKLVDGVFYSSLICERDKIEEIIDARTSDAIALALRFQAPIFTYKNILDKAGIYLKVNPKKEDEEEQDSILVDDLIVEEIEAASAEQEGYKNTSLEELNKLLDEAVNNEDYETAAKLRDEISKR; this is translated from the coding sequence ATGAGTTTAGTTCGTTTAAATATAAAAGGCATTTCTTACAGTCAAACCCAAAATGGTGCCTACGCTTTAATACTTAATGAAGTTGATGGTGACCGAAAATTGCCAATAGTTATTGGTGCTTTCGAGGCCCAATCTATTGCTATTGCTTTGGAGAAGGAAATTCGCCCTCCACGTCCTCTAACTCACGATTTATTCAAAAATTTCTCCGATAGATTCGATATTGTTGTTAAACAAGTTATTATTCATAAGTTAGTTGATGGTGTTTTCTATTCAAGTTTAATTTGCGAACGCGATAAAATTGAAGAGATTATAGATGCCAGAACTAGCGATGCTATTGCGTTAGCTTTACGTTTTCAAGCACCAATATTTACTTACAAAAATATTCTAGATAAAGCAGGGATCTATCTCAAAGTCAACCCTAAAAAGGAAGATGAAGAAGAACAAGATAGTATACTTGTAGACGACCTTATTGTTGAAGAAATTGAAGCAGCATCTGCTGAACAAGAAGGTTATAAAAATACTTCGCTTGAAGAACTAAATAAACTCTTAGATGAAGCCGTGAATAATGAAGATTATGAAACGGCTGCTAAATTAAGAGACGAAATTTCTAAACGTTAA
- a CDS encoding thymidylate synthase — MKQYHDLVKHVLAEGNDKGDRTGTGTTSVFGYQMRFDLSEGFPMVTTKKLHLKSIIYELLWFLKGDTNTKYLTENGVRIWNEWADENGDLGPVYGHQWRNWASEDIDQIKEVIQTLKNNPNSRRMLVSAWNPSVLPDTSKSFSENVANGKAALPPCHAFFQFYVADGKLSCQLYQRSADIFLGVPFNIGSYALFTMMMAQVCGYEAGDFIHTFGDAHIYNNHKEQLELQLSREIRPLPKMILNPEVKDIFDFKFEDFTLVDYNPHPHIKGKVAV; from the coding sequence ATGAAACAATATCACGACCTAGTAAAGCATGTTTTAGCAGAAGGAAACGACAAAGGAGATAGAACAGGTACAGGCACAACAAGTGTTTTTGGCTATCAGATGCGTTTCGATTTAAGTGAAGGTTTTCCTATGGTAACCACTAAAAAGTTACATTTAAAATCTATTATTTACGAATTACTTTGGTTTTTAAAAGGTGATACAAATACCAAGTACCTTACTGAGAATGGAGTAAGAATTTGGAACGAATGGGCTGATGAAAATGGAGACCTTGGACCCGTTTATGGACATCAATGGAGAAATTGGGCAAGCGAAGATATTGATCAGATCAAAGAAGTCATTCAAACCTTAAAAAATAATCCTAACAGCCGTAGAATGTTGGTTTCTGCTTGGAATCCTTCGGTTTTACCAGACACCTCAAAGTCATTTTCTGAGAATGTAGCGAATGGAAAAGCGGCTTTGCCTCCTTGTCATGCGTTTTTTCAGTTTTATGTTGCGGATGGAAAATTATCTTGCCAACTCTACCAACGTAGTGCAGACATTTTTTTAGGAGTTCCTTTTAATATTGGATCTTATGCGTTGTTTACAATGATGATGGCTCAAGTTTGCGGTTATGAAGCAGGTGATTTTATCCATACGTTTGGTGATGCTCATATTTACAACAACCATAAGGAGCAACTAGAGTTGCAATTATCTAGAGAGATTAGACCCTTACCTAAAATGATTTTAAATCCTGAGGTAAAAGATATTTTCGACTTTAAATTTGAAGATTTTACATTGGTTGACTACAATCCACATCCACATATTAAAGGTAAAGTTGCCGTTTAA
- a CDS encoding energy transducer TonB: MRNFVIIFFCGLFLSAQEKEDATYPVYRGCNQELSFEDTKQCTSDKIIDYLKVSFNYELADKVFPTELTTQFHVEFTINKKGRTEQINVKAHHKAIAVDVIQLIKRMPKFKAPGTSNGEPIEVRYSALMTIRLLG, translated from the coding sequence ATGAGAAATTTCGTTATTATATTTTTTTGTGGCTTGTTTTTGAGTGCACAAGAAAAGGAAGATGCAACATATCCTGTGTATAGAGGGTGTAATCAAGAATTAAGTTTTGAAGACACTAAGCAATGTACTTCAGATAAAATTATAGATTATCTCAAAGTGAGTTTTAATTATGAATTAGCAGATAAAGTTTTTCCAACGGAATTAACCACTCAATTTCATGTAGAATTTACCATCAATAAAAAAGGTAGAACAGAGCAAATTAATGTTAAAGCGCATCATAAAGCGATTGCTGTAGATGTAATTCAGCTTATAAAACGAATGCCAAAATTTAAAGCACCAGGCACAAGTAATGGAGAACCTATAGAGGTACGCTATAGTGCTTTAATGACGATTAGGTTGTTAGGGTAA
- a CDS encoding pyruvate dehydrogenase complex E1 component subunit beta, whose translation MKTIQFREAICEAMSEEMRRDESVYLMGEEVAEYNGAYKASKGMLDEFGAKRVIDTPIAELGFAGIAIGSTMTGNRPIVEYMTFNFSLVGIDQIINNAAKIRQMSGGQFKCPIVFRGPTASAGQLGATHSQAFENWFANTPGLKVVVPSNPYDAKGLLKAAIRDDDPVIFMESEQMYGDKGEVPEGEYVLPIGVAEIKREGTDVTIVSFGKIIKEAYKAADELEKEGISCEIIDLRTVRPMDRAAILKSVKKTNRLVVLEEAWPFGNVATEITYLVQSEAFDYLDAPIIKINTADTPAPYSPVLLAEWLPNSDDVVKAVKKVMYK comes from the coding sequence ATGAAGACAATTCAATTTAGAGAAGCTATTTGTGAAGCCATGAGCGAAGAAATGCGCAGAGATGAGAGTGTTTATCTTATGGGTGAAGAAGTAGCAGAATACAATGGTGCATATAAAGCATCAAAAGGTATGTTGGACGAATTTGGCGCAAAACGCGTTATAGATACTCCTATTGCAGAACTTGGTTTTGCAGGTATTGCTATCGGGTCTACAATGACCGGAAATAGACCGATTGTAGAATATATGACGTTTAACTTCTCTTTAGTTGGTATTGACCAAATTATAAATAATGCGGCTAAAATTAGACAAATGTCTGGTGGCCAATTTAAATGTCCTATTGTATTTAGAGGCCCAACAGCTTCTGCAGGGCAATTAGGCGCAACTCACTCGCAAGCTTTTGAAAATTGGTTTGCTAACACTCCAGGTTTAAAAGTGGTTGTCCCTTCAAATCCTTATGATGCAAAAGGGTTGTTAAAAGCTGCCATTAGAGATGATGATCCGGTTATTTTTATGGAGAGTGAGCAAATGTATGGTGATAAAGGTGAAGTTCCAGAAGGAGAATATGTCTTACCAATTGGAGTTGCTGAAATTAAACGTGAAGGTACAGATGTTACTATCGTATCTTTTGGTAAAATCATAAAAGAAGCCTATAAAGCTGCAGACGAATTAGAAAAAGAAGGTATTTCTTGCGAGATCATAGATTTACGTACTGTTCGTCCTATGGATAGAGCTGCGATTTTAAAATCTGTTAAGAAAACAAACCGTTTGGTTGTTTTAGAAGAAGCATGGCCTTTTGGAAATGTGGCTACTGAAATCACATACTTGGTACAATCTGAAGCGTTTGACTACTTAGATGCTCCAATTATTAAAATAAACACAGCAGACACACCTGCTCCTTATTCACCTGTATTATTAGCAGAATGGTTGCCTAACAGCGATGATGTTGTTAAAGCAGTAAAAAAAGTAATGTACAAATAA
- a CDS encoding NupC/NupG family nucleoside CNT transporter, producing the protein MNQFFKAFLAIFIGLSTITAQELQKPVIDSTYVEDVKDASIQISEIEDLKLNNWQLTEYLIYESYPDSILAKNEFVKGKDFLTLNKNGEYISVLNSSSNEGIWLQNNNLLVFKQKVPTTVDIYYEVLVQDRTTLKLRKNNEVLIYVSEEHPDYLLQEATNDIIIGSEGFTFNSLWRGVLGMVTLIFIAFLFSSNRKAINWKTVGIGLLFQLIIAIGVLKVDFVKTLFEFIGQGFIAILGFTQAGSEFLFGGVLDINSFGFIFAFQVLPTIIFFSALTSVLFYLGLIQKVVKGMGWLLSKVLGISGPESLSVAGNIFLGQTEAPLLIKAYLEKMNKSEILLVMIGGMATVAGAVLAAYIGFLGGEDEALQLFYAKHLLAASVMAAPGAIVISKILFPQTEKVNTDVTVSQERIGSNILEAIANGTTEGLKLAVNVGAMLLVFVAFIAMINGILGSIAGFDGMTIAALNIDWHFTSINETIASNTPYDSLSLEFLLGYLFAPLMWLIGVAAEDMALMGQLLGIKLAASEFIGYIQLADLKNAANATHLTYEKSIIMATYMLCGFANFASIGIQIGGIGSLAPGQRTQLSKFGIKALIGGTLASLVSATIAGMIIG; encoded by the coding sequence ATGAATCAGTTTTTCAAGGCTTTTCTTGCTATCTTCATTGGACTTTCAACAATTACAGCACAAGAACTTCAAAAACCTGTAATTGATTCCACTTACGTCGAAGATGTTAAGGATGCTTCTATTCAAATATCTGAAATTGAAGACTTAAAACTTAATAATTGGCAATTAACAGAATATCTCATATACGAGAGTTATCCGGATAGTATTCTAGCCAAAAATGAATTTGTTAAGGGTAAAGATTTTTTGACCCTTAACAAAAATGGTGAATATATTTCAGTGCTTAATAGCAGTTCTAATGAAGGTATTTGGCTGCAGAATAACAACCTATTAGTCTTTAAACAAAAGGTACCAACGACTGTAGATATTTATTATGAAGTATTAGTACAAGATAGAACTACGTTAAAATTAAGAAAAAATAATGAAGTCCTAATTTATGTATCAGAAGAGCATCCTGATTACCTCCTACAAGAAGCTACTAATGATATTATAATTGGAAGTGAAGGTTTTACTTTTAACAGTTTATGGCGTGGTGTTTTAGGAATGGTAACATTAATTTTTATTGCCTTTTTGTTTAGTAGCAACCGAAAAGCTATTAACTGGAAAACAGTTGGAATCGGATTGCTTTTTCAGTTGATAATTGCCATCGGTGTTTTAAAAGTAGATTTTGTTAAAACCCTTTTCGAATTTATAGGTCAAGGATTTATTGCAATTCTTGGTTTTACACAAGCTGGTAGCGAATTTCTATTTGGAGGAGTGTTAGACATTAACTCATTCGGTTTCATATTTGCGTTTCAAGTATTACCGACCATTATCTTCTTCTCTGCCTTAACTTCAGTTCTGTTTTATTTAGGATTGATTCAAAAAGTTGTAAAAGGAATGGGATGGTTGTTATCTAAAGTACTAGGGATTTCTGGACCAGAAAGTTTAAGCGTTGCAGGGAATATTTTCTTAGGTCAGACTGAAGCACCTTTATTGATAAAGGCTTATTTGGAAAAAATGAATAAGTCTGAAATTCTCCTCGTTATGATTGGTGGAATGGCAACCGTTGCAGGTGCAGTTTTAGCAGCATACATAGGCTTTTTAGGTGGAGAAGATGAAGCTTTACAATTGTTTTATGCTAAACATTTATTAGCCGCTTCTGTCATGGCAGCACCAGGAGCAATTGTAATTTCTAAAATATTATTTCCGCAAACAGAAAAAGTAAACACAGATGTTACTGTATCTCAAGAAAGAATTGGATCTAATATTTTAGAAGCCATAGCAAATGGAACAACAGAAGGTTTGAAATTAGCTGTAAATGTTGGTGCGATGCTTTTAGTATTTGTTGCTTTTATCGCAATGATTAACGGAATACTTGGGAGTATTGCCGGATTTGATGGAATGACTATTGCAGCCTTAAATATAGATTGGCATTTTACGTCAATTAATGAAACCATAGCATCTAATACTCCATACGACAGTCTATCATTAGAATTTCTTTTAGGGTATCTCTTTGCACCGTTAATGTGGTTAATTGGTGTTGCTGCAGAAGATATGGCTTTGATGGGGCAGTTGCTTGGGATTAAATTAGCAGCAAGTGAATTTATTGGTTATATTCAATTAGCAGATTTAAAAAATGCAGCTAATGCAACGCATTTAACTTATGAAAAGTCTATTATAATGGCCACGTATATGTTATGTGGTTTTGCCAACTTTGCGTCTATAGGAATTCAAATTGGAGGTATTGGATCTTTAGCACCTGGCCAACGTACACAATTGTCTAAATTTGGTATCAAAGCTTTAATTGGAGGAACACTTGCTTCATTAGTTTCTGCAACTATTGCAGGAATGATAATTGGTTAG
- a CDS encoding DUF5686 family protein produces the protein MKLKLLIPFLILGFFSAVAQTKVSGHVIDENNVPIPFVNVLFKGSTEGTITNEDGKFYLESEENWSDLIISFIGFQTLDIPLTKRVNYELKFTLKEEASSLDEVLIVTGKQSKKASENPAIRILKKIWERKRHNGLSQFKQYEYDQYEKVEFDLNTIDSALIKSKLFKGMEFVFNEVDTSKVTGKTYLPIFLNESVKKISGDNILNKEHEDLKGNKNSGFSNNQTIIDFIDDLYSEYNVYDNYLKFFDKSFVSPLSRTGVQTYNYVLSDSAFIDNKWCYNIIYYPRRKNELTFKGDFWVNDSTYAIKEINLQASKSANINWVKEIYIEQEFEVLNDSVFLIKRDYFLSDFAMNKKEMSRGVYGKRTTIYDNYEFDQPKDPKSYDKVVYNYDEDVYNREDDFWQTNRLEVLSKDEKGVYKMLDTLKTVKKFKRIYNLASILGSGYIEFPSLNLDYGPIFSTFGYNEVEGVRLRTGGRTYFGPNDLWRIEGFLAYGLKDDKFKYGISGKWLVDKRTRLTLFGGNRRDVEQIGASLTSSSDVLGRSLASSAVIGTGTNDKLSNINLTNFGASIEPSRNFEVRIDGSFRTISSASPTFSLDYNDPEALSGVSSEIKQFESRLSLGYFPKRQMTGFGVERKHKNDNFARLFAQVSRGDRDWFDSDFDYTKVQFSYIQPWQVGGFGRLVTSVELGKTFGEVPLGLLSVVPGNQSYFSIYNTFTQLDYYEFVTDTYSSVHLEHNFNGRIFSRIPFLKKYNLRAILGLRGVWGELSDENMALNSTGNPMEIPLVAPDTRMYYEYSFGVANIFKVLRLDFNFRGNYLDRPNARPFGVTGSFGFYF, from the coding sequence ATGAAACTAAAACTACTTATCCCATTTCTTATACTTGGCTTTTTTTCTGCCGTAGCGCAGACTAAAGTTAGTGGACACGTTATTGACGAAAATAACGTACCTATTCCATTTGTCAATGTCTTATTCAAAGGCTCTACCGAAGGTACTATTACCAATGAAGACGGTAAGTTTTACTTAGAATCTGAAGAGAATTGGAGCGATTTAATTATTTCATTTATAGGGTTTCAAACCTTAGACATACCATTAACAAAACGGGTAAACTACGAATTAAAATTCACGCTTAAAGAGGAAGCATCATCGCTAGATGAAGTGCTTATTGTTACAGGAAAACAATCTAAAAAAGCCTCAGAAAATCCAGCTATAAGAATTCTTAAAAAGATTTGGGAACGTAAACGCCATAATGGCTTAAGTCAGTTTAAGCAATACGAGTACGATCAGTACGAAAAAGTAGAATTTGACCTCAACACTATTGACAGTGCCTTAATAAAGAGTAAGCTTTTTAAAGGTATGGAATTCGTTTTTAACGAAGTTGACACCTCTAAAGTTACGGGGAAAACGTATTTACCAATTTTCTTAAATGAATCCGTAAAGAAAATCTCTGGAGATAACATCCTTAACAAGGAACACGAAGATTTAAAAGGAAATAAAAACTCAGGATTCAGCAATAACCAAACTATTATAGATTTTATTGACGACCTCTATTCTGAATATAATGTTTATGATAATTACTTAAAGTTCTTCGATAAAAGTTTTGTGAGTCCGTTGAGTAGAACGGGAGTTCAAACCTATAACTACGTTTTATCGGATAGCGCTTTTATAGATAACAAATGGTGTTACAATATTATTTATTACCCTAGGAGAAAAAACGAATTGACTTTTAAAGGTGATTTCTGGGTAAATGATTCAACTTACGCTATTAAAGAAATTAACCTTCAAGCATCAAAAAGTGCGAATATCAACTGGGTGAAGGAAATTTATATCGAACAAGAGTTTGAAGTATTGAATGATTCCGTATTTCTGATTAAACGCGATTATTTCCTTTCAGACTTTGCCATGAATAAAAAGGAAATGTCACGAGGTGTTTATGGTAAACGTACGACCATCTATGATAATTACGAATTTGATCAACCTAAAGATCCTAAGTCTTATGATAAGGTTGTTTATAATTATGATGAAGATGTCTATAACCGAGAGGATGATTTTTGGCAAACCAACAGACTTGAAGTCTTAAGTAAAGATGAAAAAGGCGTTTACAAAATGTTGGATACCCTTAAAACGGTTAAAAAATTTAAACGCATTTATAATTTAGCAAGCATTCTTGGATCGGGTTATATAGAATTTCCTAGTTTGAATCTCGATTACGGTCCTATTTTCTCAACCTTTGGCTATAATGAAGTTGAAGGTGTGAGACTACGAACAGGAGGAAGAACATACTTTGGTCCTAACGATTTATGGAGAATTGAAGGCTTCTTAGCTTATGGACTTAAAGACGATAAATTTAAATATGGTATTTCAGGGAAGTGGTTAGTAGATAAGCGAACTCGACTTACCCTTTTTGGTGGCAACAGACGCGATGTAGAACAAATTGGAGCTAGTTTAACAAGTTCTTCTGATGTCTTAGGTCGTAGCTTAGCCTCATCAGCTGTTATTGGTACAGGAACAAATGACAAACTTTCAAACATCAACTTAACAAATTTTGGAGCTTCAATTGAGCCGTCTCGGAATTTTGAAGTGCGTATTGATGGAAGTTTCCGCACCATAAGTTCGGCATCACCAACATTTAGCTTAGATTATAATGATCCAGAAGCACTATCTGGAGTGTCATCTGAAATTAAACAATTTGAATCGAGACTGTCATTAGGCTATTTCCCAAAACGTCAAATGACAGGTTTTGGAGTCGAACGAAAACATAAGAATGATAATTTTGCCAGACTTTTTGCACAAGTAAGCCGTGGAGATCGCGATTGGTTTGATAGTGATTTTGACTATACCAAAGTTCAGTTTTCATATATTCAACCATGGCAAGTTGGAGGTTTCGGTAGATTAGTTACTTCTGTAGAATTAGGTAAAACATTTGGAGAAGTACCGTTAGGATTGTTGAGTGTTGTTCCTGGTAACCAATCCTATTTCTCAATTTATAATACGTTTACGCAATTGGATTATTACGAGTTTGTTACTGACACCTATAGCTCTGTGCATTTAGAACACAATTTTAATGGTCGTATTTTTTCTCGCATTCCCTTCTTAAAAAAATATAACTTAAGAGCTATTTTAGGGTTAAGAGGTGTTTGGGGAGAACTCTCTGATGAAAACATGGCTTTAAACAGTACAGGTAATCCAATGGAAATTCCTTTAGTAGCGCCAGACACACGCATGTATTACGAATACAGTTTTGGTGTGGCTAACATTTTTAAAGTATTGCGCTTAGACTTTAACTTTAGAGGTAATTACTTAGACCGACCAAATGCAAGACCTTTTGGAGTTACTGGTAGTTTTGGA
- a CDS encoding isoamylase early set domain-containing protein — MAIKKQYLKSKPVCKVTFSVPAEEAKSVAVVGSFNEWNTEATELKKLKNGTFKGTVDLASDNSYEFRYLVDGTYINDDQADSYAFNEFAGEENCVINL; from the coding sequence ATGGCAATCAAAAAACAGTATTTAAAAAGTAAGCCAGTTTGTAAGGTAACATTTTCTGTGCCTGCAGAAGAGGCAAAAAGTGTAGCAGTTGTTGGAAGCTTTAACGAGTGGAATACTGAAGCTACTGAACTAAAGAAATTAAAAAACGGAACCTTTAAAGGTACTGTTGATTTAGCAAGTGATAATTCTTACGAATTTAGATACCTTGTAGATGGTACTTACATCAATGATGATCAAGCAGATTCTTATGCATTCAACGAGTTTGCTGGTGAAGAAAATTGTGTAATCAATTTATAG
- a CDS encoding electron transfer flavoprotein subunit alpha/FixB family protein encodes MSILVYTESENGKFKKAALEVVSYAKAVADQMGTSVTAVAVNADNAETLGNYGASKVLLVKDESLKAFNAKKYAAIVENAAKNEGSKVVVVSASADSKYLAPLLAVGLDAGYVSNVVAAPSNVSPFTVKHSAFTNKAFANTEITTDVKIVGLSNNSFGLVESGGSASVEDFSPSIPESGVTVESVDKATDKVSIADAEIVVSGGRGLKGPENWGMIEELAEVLGAATACSKPVSDLGWRPHGEHVGQTGKPVASNLYIAIGISGAIQHLAGINSSKVKVVINTDPEAPFFKAADYGVVGDAFEVVPKLIEKLKAFKAANA; translated from the coding sequence ATGTCAATTCTAGTATATACAGAGTCCGAAAACGGAAAATTTAAAAAGGCAGCTTTAGAAGTGGTGTCTTACGCTAAGGCTGTTGCAGACCAAATGGGGACTTCAGTAACTGCAGTTGCTGTTAATGCAGATAATGCAGAAACACTTGGAAACTACGGAGCGTCAAAAGTACTTTTAGTAAAAGACGAGTCTTTAAAAGCGTTTAATGCTAAAAAATATGCAGCTATTGTTGAAAATGCAGCAAAAAATGAAGGCTCAAAAGTAGTGGTCGTAAGCGCAAGTGCAGATAGTAAATATTTAGCGCCTTTATTAGCTGTAGGTTTAGATGCAGGATATGTGTCTAATGTTGTTGCTGCACCATCAAACGTGTCACCATTTACAGTAAAACATTCAGCATTTACAAATAAAGCATTTGCTAATACAGAAATAACTACGGATGTAAAAATTGTTGGTTTATCTAATAATTCGTTTGGGTTGGTAGAATCTGGAGGTAGTGCTTCAGTTGAAGACTTTTCTCCTTCAATTCCAGAGTCTGGAGTTACTGTTGAGTCTGTAGATAAAGCAACCGATAAAGTAAGTATTGCTGATGCAGAGATCGTTGTTTCTGGGGGAAGAGGATTAAAAGGACCTGAAAACTGGGGAATGATAGAAGAACTTGCAGAAGTTTTAGGAGCAGCAACAGCTTGCTCTAAGCCAGTTTCTGATTTAGGATGGAGACCACACGGTGAACACGTTGGACAAACAGGGAAACCTGTAGCCTCTAATTTATATATAGCCATTGGTATTTCTGGAGCGATTCAGCATTTAGCAGGTATCAATTCATCTAAAGTAAAAGTTGTAATTAACACAGATCCAGAGGCACCTTTCTTTAAGGCTGCAGATTATGGAGTGGTAGGTGATGCTTTTGAAGTTGTACCAAAATTAATTGAAAAGTTAAAAGCGTTTAAAGCTGCAAACGCATAA
- a CDS encoding electron transfer flavoprotein subunit beta/FixA family protein, whose product MKILVCISHVPDTTSKINFTDGDTKFDTNGVQYVINPNDEFGLTRAMWFKEKQGASVDVVNVGGSETEPTLRKALAIGADSAIRVNTPATDGYAVAKQLAKVVNDGGYDLVIAGRESIDYNGTMVPGMLAAMIGANFVTNCISLEVDGTSAKAVREIDGGKETVSTSLPLVIGGQKGLVEESDLRIPNMRGIMMARKKPLTVVEPIDATTETNAVSFEKPAPKGAVKLVDADNIDELVNLLHNEAKVI is encoded by the coding sequence ATGAAAATATTAGTATGTATTAGTCATGTTCCTGATACAACCTCAAAAATTAATTTTACGGATGGTGATACAAAATTTGACACCAATGGTGTGCAATATGTGATTAATCCTAATGATGAATTTGGTCTAACACGTGCCATGTGGTTTAAAGAAAAACAAGGAGCAAGTGTTGATGTGGTTAATGTTGGTGGATCAGAAACAGAACCTACTCTAAGAAAGGCCTTAGCCATTGGTGCAGATTCTGCAATAAGAGTAAATACGCCTGCTACAGATGGTTATGCCGTTGCTAAACAATTAGCTAAAGTTGTTAATGACGGTGGTTACGATTTAGTTATTGCTGGTAGAGAGTCTATTGACTATAATGGAACGATGGTTCCAGGAATGTTGGCAGCAATGATTGGTGCTAATTTTGTAACTAATTGTATAAGTTTAGAAGTGGATGGTACTAGCGCAAAAGCGGTTAGAGAAATCGATGGAGGAAAAGAAACTGTGAGTACATCTTTACCATTAGTAATTGGGGGACAAAAAGGATTGGTTGAAGAAAGTGATCTTCGTATCCCAAATATGAGAGGTATTATGATGGCTCGTAAAAAACCTTTAACAGTTGTAGAACCCATAGATGCTACTACAGAAACGAATGCTGTAAGCTTTGAAAAACCAGCTCCTAAAGGTGCTGTTAAATTGGTTGATGCCGATAATATAGATGAGTTAGTAAACTTACTTCATAATGAAGCTAAAGTGATTTAA